The Candidatus Neomarinimicrobiota bacterium genome contains the following window.
AATAATAGATACAATTCCCTCAGGAATTCTGAAAAGCGTGTAGCGGATTACACACAAAATCATATGGATGAGGTAGTGATTTTATCTCTTCAGGGGCTTGCCAAAAGATGTGAAACGAGCGATGCGACAGTCC
Protein-coding sequences here:
- a CDS encoding transcriptional regulator; its protein translation is MLSSTESKSPIFLINNRYNSLRNSEKRVADYTQNHMDEVVILSLQGLAKRCETSDATV